The segment AGATGTATACAGCTTTGGGGTTGTGCTTCTAGAGCTAGTGACGGGGCAAAAAGCAACGAGTGTGACAAGAGATTAttctgaagaagaagacaaggaagaaAGCAGCTTCAAGGGTAACCTTGTGGAATGGATTACAAAGCTATCGAGCGAGTCAAAACTGCAGGAAGCGATTGACAGGTCTTTGGTTGGAAAAGGTGTGGATGATGAGATCTTCAAAGTGCTTAAAGTAGCATGCAACTGCGTTTTACCGGAAGTACCAAAGCAGAGGCCTACCATGTTTGAAGTGTATCAGTTTCTGAGAGCTATTGGAGAGAGCTACAACTTCACCACTGAAGATGATATCTTAGTTCCATCTGAATCAGGAGAAGGTGATTTCATTGAAGAGCTCATAGTTCGCTGATCAAAGTGGAAGGGTGAGAGTTGTGAAACGTTATTTAGTCCTAGCAGTGccaagatatacatatatatatatatcggttttgtcttttatttatttttggtttctcCTCTTTGATAGTGTGgttgtaatataaaataatattgttagATGCGCTGTCTCACATTACTGCTACACTGAGCTTTGAGTGTTTTAAGTACAGCCACTGGTTTGGTCTTGTGGCTGCTGCATCTGTtcagtttttcaaaaaaaattgctGCTTGAGAAAAGCTGGAAAGGCTACTGATTAAATTTCATTTGAAACAAGGGGTTCCAAAACTATAATACTACAAAACTTTGGTTCTGTTCAAAGAACTAATATAAATGAGTATCATGATTAAAAGAAAGCAGTTAAAGAAAATTGGGTGACAGAAGAAAAATGCTTGATGAGCTTGTGAAGATGTCATCCtgatagaaacaaaaaaagctTACAAATCCTTTGTCCTAGAAAATGGATTCACCGTTCTAGTACAATGGATTTATAAACTTTCAAGCTTTTATCAGGATGACAATCATCACTAGCTCATcaactttttcttctttcaccCAAATTTTTTCGACTGCTTTTTTAAAATCAAAGTCATCTATTAAACACAGAAAagctaaaaaaataaacatggtGAAGAGTTTATTGATGAAGCCACCATGTTTACTCTTTGTCCTCATCATCGTCCACCACAACTGAGTTCAAAGCCTTCACTCTCTGGATCAGACAAAGCCTCCTCTCATCATAGTAAGTCTCTTTGGGTTGTACCTATTAATCATCATCCAAAACCAAATTTTCAGAGCCTAACACCGCACTATGCCTAGTTGATCTGTCATGACTCACCCTGAACAAAGCAAAACAAGCCACACTCATTCAATCATCATCCACTATGACAACAAAATCAATTCATCTACAATATCAGATTATCTAGTCTAAGGTAAAAGCTGAAGAGAGACACCTCAGTGAATAACAAAGAGGTATACAAAAATCACCTTGATGGCACCAAACACACGGTTTCCTCCAGGTGGTGGTCATAACAAGTCCAACATCGAGAAGAGCACGGAAGGGCCTTCTGGTATCAGTAAAGTAATCTTCTCCAGTGTCCTGTATGAGAACATAAATGGTGTATCTAAGCATACATGTAAACACTGTAAAAAATTGAGAGACAATTATCAAgcagttataacttataagggTTAAACTCTATTACCTGAAGCATGGTTAGTAAGACCAGCTTTAAGGCCATAACGAGAAAGCTCATGAGCATTAGGCAGACGCAAGAACAATGCCACCGGTGATAGTGGCAGACACTATTTGAGCAGTATTGTCCTTGTTGATCTATAGCAAAGTGAACGGCATATTTATCTGATTAGACCTGTTAATTGTGATTAGCTTATGTAATGAATGTAATGTCGACCGTCTAGTGGTCAAACATACGAAGAGCAATGGGCAAATACGATTTATATTAAACTTAACAAACTTTGacatttcgtcgaacaccttCGAGACTATTATAACAAAGGCTAAAACATTACACATAACAAGTCACCATTAACGAGCTAAACAGAGATCATAAGAGTGTCTTCAAGCTCTTTCACCACGGATCCTCCTCGCCAGCTGGATATCCTTGGGCATGATCGTGACTCTCTTAGCGTGAATCGCACAAAGATTCGTGTCTTCGAACAATCCGACGAGGTAAGCCTCAGCAGCCTCTTGTAACGCGGCGACGGCGCTGCTCTGGAACCTCAGATCGGTCTTGAAATCCTGAGCGATCTCGCGGACCAGACGCTGGAAAGGGAGCTTGCGGATCAGAAGCTCGGTGCTCTTCTGGTACTTCCTGATCTCTCTCAGCGCGACGGTTCCGGGACGGAACCTGTGCGGCTTCTTCACTCCTCCGGTGGCCGGAGCGGATTTTCTCGCGGCTTTGGTCGCGAGCTGCTTCCTCGGGGCTTTGCCTCCGGTGGATTTCCTTGCGGTTTGCTTGGTGCGAGCCATATCGGAATCAAATGGTTAGGATTAGTTTCTTCTTCTGGAGAATGTTGAATGTGAGATTTGATTGTGAAGGATGAGTTGGTTTTTATCATGAGTTTTCTTGAAATTTAGTCCGTTGGATTTAAAAGTGCTATCTACGGCTGAGATTTTCGAGATTTCGATCCGCGTGTTCCCCTTGCCAACCAATTAAAATAGTCCACGTCATGTTAAGCATGTTTCACCCATCCGCGTGATGTTACTATGGACCAATTAAAATCATTCTTTGCAAGACCACGACACCTTTTAGCGCTTACTTCCAAAATGTTTTGAACTTTCTCGCGCCACTCGAAAATTTTGGCCGTCAAATTATTTCGAAAAGATGAGTATTTGTATACAAACATAATGGGCTCATGTGTTATGAGTTCGTAGTAAAGTGTGacgtatttatttataagaatttataaGAGCCTCTGGGCCAACTATTTCTTTTAACACAATACTTAAGAGGAAAATAGTTAACGTTAGGCCTTGACCTTCAGTGGCCAGTTTGGTAACGGTCCGGATGATTCGGATTTTCGGATTTTTGGGGTTATGCTTAAAAGTACCATTCggtatttattaattatcagatcggattcggttcggttttttccGAGTTCGATTCGGATCGGATGTAACCAATGTTTAAAATCGTTCACAGACATACTTTTTAAACCTCAAAAAGTgacaaatttttgtttcaaaatatataaattgtttacaaatctaactaaatattagttaaactaactaaattagctaaaaataattcaaaataacaaataaaacaaactacaaatatattttgaatagtCAAAAATAGCTAAATCaccttaaaatatatcaaaaaattaacatatttaactaatttcagATATTTTCAGATCATAATTCAGATTTCGGATCGGTTTGGGTTATAACCAACTACCAAATTACTAAGCTCATAAGTtccgtttggatatttttgTACTCTCTATGTTCCAAAATACTTGATGTTATGGATGATGGCACAAGAATTAAGGAatgtatttttatcttaaaaagtagcatcgaaaagaaaaattaaaactaatccAACCAATCATCAAAAAGATTATAAGACTCTATTGGTCACACAGCTTTCAATAAAgctataactaatataaaaatatcaaaacatcatctattttgaaacatccaAAACTCTCCAAAACATCATCTAATttggaacggagggagtataacaGTTCGGATTCAGTTTCTGTTTTTCCAGTTCGGGTTTAGGTAGGTACTTCGGGTTGAGGTAAAACCGCCCATATCTAATTAACGTAACAATGGACCTGCTGAGAGCATCTGAACAAATTTTGGGTTGGATCCTCGCCCAACCGCCGTTGACCACtgaacaaaacttttgagaggTTAGCTTGTTAGTTGTTATTGCTTCCAAGACCAAATTTCTCTATATTCGTAAAACATAAATGAAAAACGACCAATCCGGTCCAATCCATTACTGACTTGCATTGATTGATAAAGTAAATCGTATTTAAAAAATTGACTCCCTAATTTgaatgtgatatatatattcgTTTCACGCTAGttaaattgtttaaataatagattAACTGATAAAAATCATCCctaaagttaatatatatatatatatgatatcaagtaaaaaaataaaacctttTAAGTTTAACTAATAATCTTTTAATATTATACCTAAAATCTATTTAATTATAACCCCTGGATTATAATGATGCAACACTAAATATTAAGTTACTAATTTAGTATATTATTGGTACGAAATTTGTAAAgtaatatacaaattaaaaactaaagttcgctaaaatattagtttatgcTTAAAATTTCCTTTATTTCTACTCAAAATTTCCTTTGTATCTACTTTAGATTTCCTTCACTTTAAGTTCTAAACGAATTACATTTTTCTATATTGAATACAAATCAATTTTTGACTCGTATAATAGCGCAAAATAGCATATCACAACCAGCTTTAAAATGTGCATACTCAAGTACTTTTATGAACGACAAATAGACCTCATCTCTAGA is part of the Raphanus sativus cultivar WK10039 unplaced genomic scaffold, ASM80110v3 Scaffold1783, whole genome shotgun sequence genome and harbors:
- the LOC108812064 gene encoding histone H3.2; its protein translation is MARTKQTARKSTGGKAPRKQLATKAARKSAPATGGVKKPHRFRPGTVALREIRKYQKSTELLIRKLPFQRLVREIAQDFKTDLRFQSSAVAALQEAAEAYLVGLFEDTNLCAIHAKRVTIMPKDIQLARRIRGERA